One Candidatus Methylacidiphilales bacterium DNA segment encodes these proteins:
- a CDS encoding O-antigen ligase family protein: MFYYYNEALRWSFGFDNPNKAGAFIATVLPLFWLWLVLSFRVSIRGWRVLLLCLAFVGLESACWFLFKTYSRGGLVAGVSAFAYIGWMYRGRWGWSVWWIAGIAMSLLFASGLGSRSLEKAADASTGNRLLLWKGGLQMLADRPLGVGWGNSGYEYMQWYQPLEIGAGYRTLVNSYLTFAVEGGIFLSGLIFAGVFFLVLWTRPARSGQSQEGGRAGFATWVACRAALLAFAFAGFFSTTMEEPLLWIAPLGCLAYLIFPSIRSAGRISTGVCALQGLGFSFVLIIFLWSAGCYFNSKDSLCRGFDSRRGQVLLKPRGSASPNKLWVWADERILGDASGRPLRKLCSDTGLFLNVGSIGQDGAIPADARVLVMGGQVSHVNPVGVGLLVLLCPGNVSEERALELLGMAKYAILMLPESGARGNIEWWRDLALRPDLREKTEVEMLPLVSERVDVAWDRVIHLLRKAGK, encoded by the coding sequence GTGTTTTATTATTATAACGAAGCCTTAAGATGGTCGTTTGGGTTTGACAACCCGAACAAGGCTGGCGCTTTCATCGCCACCGTGCTGCCGCTTTTTTGGTTGTGGCTAGTTTTGTCTTTCCGGGTTTCAATCCGAGGGTGGCGAGTTTTGCTGCTGTGCCTGGCCTTTGTGGGTTTGGAATCCGCATGTTGGTTCCTGTTCAAAACCTATTCGCGGGGCGGGTTGGTGGCGGGTGTCTCGGCTTTTGCCTATATCGGCTGGATGTATCGGGGCAGGTGGGGTTGGTCTGTCTGGTGGATTGCCGGGATTGCCATGTCGCTGCTTTTTGCGTCGGGCCTGGGATCGCGCAGTTTGGAAAAAGCAGCGGACGCTTCGACTGGCAACCGCCTGTTGCTATGGAAGGGAGGGCTGCAAATGCTGGCAGACAGGCCTTTGGGGGTCGGTTGGGGAAATTCAGGGTATGAATACATGCAATGGTATCAACCGCTGGAAATCGGGGCGGGGTATCGCACCCTGGTCAACAGCTACCTGACTTTTGCCGTCGAAGGGGGAATTTTTTTGTCGGGCCTGATTTTTGCGGGCGTGTTTTTCCTGGTTTTGTGGACGCGGCCCGCGCGGAGCGGGCAGTCACAGGAGGGCGGTAGGGCAGGTTTTGCCACTTGGGTTGCCTGCCGCGCGGCGTTGCTGGCGTTCGCGTTTGCCGGATTTTTCAGCACTACCATGGAGGAGCCGTTGTTATGGATTGCGCCTCTGGGATGCCTGGCGTATTTGATATTTCCGAGTATAAGATCGGCGGGCCGGATTTCGACAGGCGTTTGCGCGTTGCAAGGCTTGGGCTTCTCGTTTGTTCTGATTATATTTTTGTGGAGCGCCGGTTGTTATTTTAACTCCAAGGATTCCCTGTGCCGTGGCTTTGATTCGCGCCGCGGCCAGGTTTTGCTCAAGCCGCGCGGCTCTGCTTCTCCGAACAAGCTGTGGGTTTGGGCGGATGAGCGTATTTTGGGCGACGCCAGTGGCAGGCCGCTGAGGAAGCTGTGTTCGGATACGGGATTATTTCTGAATGTCGGGAGCATCGGGCAGGATGGTGCGATACCGGCGGATGCGAGGGTTCTGGTGATGGGAGGCCAGGTTTCTCATGTCAATCCGGTGGGTGTAGGTCTCTTGGTGTTGCTTTGTCCGGGGAATGTTTCCGAGGAACGCGCACTTGAATTGTTAGGCATGGCAAAATATGCGATTCTAATGCTGCCGGAGTCCGGAGCCCGGGGAAATATCGAATGGTGGCGGGATCTGGCGCTGAGGCCCGATCTGCGTGAAAAAACCGAAGTCGAAATGCTGCCCCTGGTTTCGGAGCGTGTGGACGTGGCCTGGGACAGGGTGATCCATCTCTTGCGGAAGGCAGGGAAGTGA
- the folB gene encoding dihydroneopterin aldolase: MSDTIIIEGLQVFTRIGVPEDERANAQKLEISITFPLANLKKAARLDDIGLTVDYFQVAQLAKSVAHERPRKLIETLAEDLAAAILRQFAVKWVGIEIRKFILPDARHVSVRIKRKGEKPGT; this comes from the coding sequence ATGTCCGACACCATCATCATCGAAGGGTTGCAGGTTTTCACGCGGATCGGCGTGCCTGAAGACGAGCGGGCCAATGCGCAGAAGCTGGAAATTTCCATTACTTTTCCATTGGCCAATTTGAAAAAAGCCGCCCGCCTGGATGACATCGGGCTGACTGTGGATTATTTTCAAGTCGCGCAACTGGCGAAGTCCGTGGCCCACGAACGTCCGCGCAAACTGATCGAAACATTGGCCGAAGACCTGGCCGCGGCGATCTTGCGGCAGTTTGCGGTCAAATGGGTCGGGATCGAAATCCGCAAATTCATCCTGCCCGACGCCCGTCACGTGAGCGTACGCATCAAACGCAAAGGGGAAAAGCCGGGAACTTAA
- a CDS encoding HAD hydrolase-like protein, protein MPVLKNIIFDWSGTLADDFQPVLEATNEIFRQYGKPAFTPEDFREKFFLPFPDFYKKYLPEATMVQLDHYYHSSFKLLQEKIPLLPYARETLDYCRSLGMKIFLLSTIHPEHYEVQAQRLGVKEYFTKAYVQAVDKRKTIHSLLAEHDLDPRETLFVGDMQHDIETAKHGGLQSCAVLTGYDSLPKLQASEPDLIFKDLLGLKNYIEHHRSEPAYLPVATVGALIRNPAGKLLMIRTYKWSNLWGIPGGKIKTGEKSLDAIVREVREETGLELGNIRFVMVQDCIGSTEFYKPAHFLLLNYVADTDSQAVTLNDEADEYRWVDHDEALQMPINTPTRILLEAVREHICK, encoded by the coding sequence ATGCCTGTGCTTAAAAACATCATCTTCGACTGGTCCGGCACGCTGGCGGACGACTTCCAACCCGTCCTGGAAGCCACCAACGAAATCTTCCGCCAATACGGCAAGCCCGCGTTCACACCCGAGGATTTCCGCGAAAAATTCTTCCTGCCCTTCCCAGACTTTTACAAAAAATATCTGCCCGAAGCCACGATGGTCCAGCTCGACCATTATTACCACAGCTCCTTCAAGCTCTTGCAGGAAAAGATCCCGCTGCTGCCCTATGCGCGCGAGACGCTGGATTATTGCCGCTCCCTCGGCATGAAAATCTTTCTCCTGAGCACGATTCATCCCGAGCATTACGAGGTGCAGGCACAGCGACTCGGCGTGAAGGAATATTTCACGAAAGCCTATGTGCAGGCCGTCGATAAACGCAAAACCATCCACAGCCTTTTGGCCGAACATGACCTGGACCCGCGCGAAACCCTTTTCGTGGGCGACATGCAGCACGACATCGAAACGGCCAAACATGGCGGGCTTCAAAGCTGTGCGGTGCTGACCGGCTATGATTCACTGCCCAAGCTGCAGGCTTCCGAACCCGACTTGATCTTCAAGGATTTGCTGGGCCTGAAAAATTACATCGAACATCACCGCAGCGAACCGGCTTACCTCCCGGTAGCGACGGTCGGCGCACTCATCCGCAATCCCGCCGGGAAATTGCTCATGATCCGCACCTACAAATGGAGCAACCTCTGGGGCATCCCCGGTGGCAAGATCAAGACCGGCGAAAAAAGCCTCGACGCCATCGTCCGCGAAGTACGGGAGGAAACCGGGCTCGAGCTGGGCAACATTCGATTTGTCATGGTGCAGGATTGCATTGGCTCCACCGAGTTTTACAAGCCCGCCCATTTTCTTTTGTTGAACTACGTCGCCGACACGGATTCGCAGGCGGTCACGCTGAATGACGAGGCCGACGAATACCGTTGGGTGGATCACGACGAAGCGCTGCAAATGCCCATCAACACCCCGACGCGGATTTTGCTCGAAGCGGTTCGCGAGCACATCTGCAAATAA
- a CDS encoding L,D-transpeptidase, with product MNFVVSTQNQTLTVLDGDRELWSAPVSTSKHGLGEESGSYRTPRGRLQVCEKIGDGAAPGTVFKGRQPTGAIWTPGQVTDEDLILTRILWLEGLDPGNQNTRERTIYFHGTNHEELIGQPASLGCIRLRNNDILRLYDLAEIGTQVLIQ from the coding sequence ATGAACTTTGTCGTTTCCACTCAAAACCAAACCCTGACTGTCCTGGACGGCGACCGGGAGCTTTGGTCCGCTCCAGTTTCCACCTCAAAGCACGGACTGGGTGAGGAGTCCGGCAGCTACAGAACTCCGCGTGGCAGACTTCAAGTTTGCGAAAAGATCGGGGACGGCGCGGCTCCGGGCACGGTTTTCAAGGGGCGCCAACCCACCGGCGCAATCTGGACGCCGGGCCAAGTCACGGACGAAGATCTGATCCTGACCCGGATCCTCTGGCTGGAAGGGCTTGACCCGGGAAATCAAAACACGCGGGAGCGCACCATTTATTTCCATGGCACAAACCACGAGGAACTCATCGGGCAACCCGCCAGCCTCGGCTGCATCCGCCTGCGCAACAATGACATCCTCCGGCTCTACGATCTCGCCGAAATCGGCACCCAAGTCTTGATACAATAA